A genomic window from Triticum urartu cultivar G1812 chromosome 7, Tu2.1, whole genome shotgun sequence includes:
- the LOC125520241 gene encoding ADP-ribosylation factor GTPase-activating protein AGD3-like isoform X1: MYFARLDDSPMFRTQIQSLEESAEVLRERCLKFHKGCRKYTEGLGEAYDGDIAFASALETFGGGHNDPISVAFGGPVMNKFTIALREIGTYKEVLRSQVEHMLNDRLLNFVDVDLHDVKDARKRFDKASLVYDQIREKYLSLKKGTRADITTAIEEELHSARSSFEQARFNLVTAISHIEAKKRFEFLEAVSATMDSHLRYFKQGYELLHQMEPYINQVLAYSQQSRERANKEQASLLERMHEYKKQIERDGRSSGNGLNDSPNVDGIQTIGRSSHKMIEAVMQSSTKGKVQTIRQGYLSKRSSNLRGDWKRRFFVLDSRGMLYYYRKQINRPAGVSQVQRTNNTPEHGSGLLSRLFSSHYHGIHDEKSVARHTVNLLTSTIKVDAEQSDLRFCFRIISPMKIYTLQAESALDQMDWIEKITGVIASLLNAQSPEQCLHSPRSCGHDRSASESSSYTSSVELETSTSEDLTLEKNTGNGQHHHRTNIKPEKPIDLLRRVDGNTICADCGAAEPDWASLNLGALLCIECSGVHRNLGVHISKVRSLTLDVRVWEPSVINLFQSLGNMFVNRVWEETLPSSNNGSSVDNTSTNGSQAAQYLTTTKPKHSDPFSAKEKFIHAKYADKEFVRRHSIDEIHIAQQMWDSVTANDKKGVYNLIVASHANVNLVYGQMASGLLLNLGKALKQEQPTSPPDGSPRFFDCNSHEKVSPRESLSPPSTSSHVDELDDRYEGFSLLHLACRVADVGMVELLLQYGASVNVSDSRGRMPLHHCILKGRHLHAKLLLSRGADTHAIDRDGRSALQYAMDRSTSDEDMLALLEEHFR, from the exons ATGTATTTCGCCAGGCTCGATGACTCGCCCATGTTCCGGACGCAG ATACAATCACTTGAAGAAAGTGCTGAAGTACTAAGAGAGAGGTGCTTGAAGTTTCATAAAGGTTGCCGCAAGTATAC TGAAGGGCTAGGTGAAGCTTATGATGGAGATATTGCATTTGCAAGCGCACTTGAGACATTTGGAGGAGGCCACAATGACCCAATCAGTGTTGCTTTCGGCG GACCTGTCATGAACAAATTTACAATTGCCCTGAGAGAAATAGGAACATATAAGGAAGTCCTGCGCTCCCAG GTTGAGCATATGCTAAATGACAGATTGCTAAACTTTGTAGACGTTGATTTGCATGACGTTAAG GATGCCCGGAAGCGCTTTGACAAGGCTAGCCTCGTGTATGACCAG ATTCGCGAGAAATACTTATCATTGAAGAAAGGCACAAGAGCAGACATAACAACTGCCATTGAAGAA GAGCTCCATAGTGCTAGATCTTCATTTGAGCAAGCTCGTTTCAACCTG GTGACTGCAATTTCGCATATcgaggcaaagaagagatttGAATTTTTGGAGGCTGTTAGTGCGACAATGGATTCACACCTCCGATATTTTAAACAA GGATATGAACTATTGCATCAGATGGAACCCTATATTAATCAG GTTCTCGCCTATTCGCAGCAATCAAGAGAGAGAGCAAACAAGGAACAAGCTTCTCTTTTAGAGAGGATGCATGAGTACAAAAAACAGATAGAGCGTGATGGTCGGTCATCTGGGAATGGTTTAAATGATTCCCCTAATGTAGATGGCATACAAACAATCGGTAGAAGTTCACATAAAATGATTGAAGCAGTGATGCAGTCATCCACAAAAGGCAAG GTTCAGACCATTCGTCAAGGTTACCTCTCAAAGAGATCATCAAACTTGAGAGGTGACTGGAAAAGAAGGTTTTTTGTTCTGGATAGTCGAGGGATGTTGTACTACTATCGCAAGCAAATTAATAGGCCAGCT GGTGTTAGTCAAGTTCAAAGAACCAACAATACCCCTGAACATGGTTCAGGGTTGCTGAGCAGATTGTTCTCTTCTCATTACCATGGTATACATGATGAGAAATCTGTTGCACGGCATACAGTAAATTTGCTGACATCAACCATTAAAGTCGATGCAGAACAATCAGATCTGAGGTTCTGCTTCAGAATTATTTCACCCATGAAGATCTACACATTGCAG GCAGAGAGTGCTCTAGATCAGATGGATTGGATCGAAAAAATTACTGGTGTCATTGCATCTTTGCTGAACGCACAATCCCCAGAACAG TGTCTGCACAGCCCTAGGAGCTGCGGCCATGATCGGAGCGCTAGTGAGAGTAGCTCCTATACTAGTTCAGTGGAACTGGAAACCTCCACAAGTGAAGATTTAACACTGGAAAAGAACACTGGAAATGGACAACATCATCACAGGACCAATatcaaacccgaaaaaccaattGACTTGCTTAGGAGGGTTGATGGTAATACTATTTGTGCTGATTGTGGTGCTGCGGAACCTGATTGGGCGTCGTTAAACCTCGGTGCTCTTCTGTGCATAGAGTGTTCTGGAGTACACAGAAATCTAGGAGTGCATATATCGAAG GTAAGGTCTCTGACTCTCGATGTCAGAGTCTGGGAGCCATCTGTAATCAATCTCTTTCAATCATTAGGCAACATGTTTGTGAACAGAGTTTGGGAAGAAACATTACCTTCATCAAACAATGGCTCTTCTGTTGATAATACAAG TACTAATGGATCACAGGCAGCACAATACTTAACCACCACCAAGCCTAAACACTCGGATCCTTTCTCTGCCAAAGAAAAGTTTATTCATGCCAAG TATGCTGATAAGGAATTTGTACGGAGGCATAGTATCGATGAGATTCACATAGCTCAGCAGATGTGGGACAGTGTAACTGCAAATGACAAGAAAGGAGTATACAATCTCATCGTGGCATCACACGCCAATGTAAATTTGGTTTATGGGCAGATGGCTTCTGGTTTGTTGCTGAATCTTGGAAAAGCACTTAAACAAGAGCAGCCAACTTCACCACCTGATGGAAGCCCTAGATTTTTCGATTGCAATTCACATGAGAAGGTTTCTCCTAGAGAGTCGCTTTCTCCTCCCAGCACAAGTTCACATGTAGATGAGTTGGATGATAGATATGAGGGTTTCTCCTTGCTTCATCTTGCATGCCGTGTTGCAGATGTGGGGATGGTTGAATTACTTTTGCAGTATGGTGCTAGTGTAAATGTGTCTGATTCAAGAGGTCGGATGCCCCTTCATCACTGTATTTTGAAAGGAAGACATCTGCATGCAAAGCTGCTGCTCTCCAG GGGAGCTGACACACATGCCATAGACCGAGATGGCAGATCAGCATTGCAGTATGCAATGGACCGTTCTACGAGCGACGAAGACATGCTTGCGTTGTTAGAGGAGCACTTCAGATAA
- the LOC125520241 gene encoding ADP-ribosylation factor GTPase-activating protein AGD3-like isoform X2, giving the protein MLNDRLLNFVDVDLHDVKDARKRFDKASLVYDQIREKYLSLKKGTRADITTAIEEELHSARSSFEQARFNLVTAISHIEAKKRFEFLEAVSATMDSHLRYFKQGYELLHQMEPYINQVLAYSQQSRERANKEQASLLERMHEYKKQIERDGRSSGNGLNDSPNVDGIQTIGRSSHKMIEAVMQSSTKGKVQTIRQGYLSKRSSNLRGDWKRRFFVLDSRGMLYYYRKQINRPAGVSQVQRTNNTPEHGSGLLSRLFSSHYHGIHDEKSVARHTVNLLTSTIKVDAEQSDLRFCFRIISPMKIYTLQAESALDQMDWIEKITGVIASLLNAQSPEQCLHSPRSCGHDRSASESSSYTSSVELETSTSEDLTLEKNTGNGQHHHRTNIKPEKPIDLLRRVDGNTICADCGAAEPDWASLNLGALLCIECSGVHRNLGVHISKVRSLTLDVRVWEPSVINLFQSLGNMFVNRVWEETLPSSNNGSSVDNTSTNGSQAAQYLTTTKPKHSDPFSAKEKFIHAKYADKEFVRRHSIDEIHIAQQMWDSVTANDKKGVYNLIVASHANVNLVYGQMASGLLLNLGKALKQEQPTSPPDGSPRFFDCNSHEKVSPRESLSPPSTSSHVDELDDRYEGFSLLHLACRVADVGMVELLLQYGASVNVSDSRGRMPLHHCILKGRHLHAKLLLSRGADTHAIDRDGRSALQYAMDRSTSDEDMLALLEEHFR; this is encoded by the exons ATGCTAAATGACAGATTGCTAAACTTTGTAGACGTTGATTTGCATGACGTTAAG GATGCCCGGAAGCGCTTTGACAAGGCTAGCCTCGTGTATGACCAG ATTCGCGAGAAATACTTATCATTGAAGAAAGGCACAAGAGCAGACATAACAACTGCCATTGAAGAA GAGCTCCATAGTGCTAGATCTTCATTTGAGCAAGCTCGTTTCAACCTG GTGACTGCAATTTCGCATATcgaggcaaagaagagatttGAATTTTTGGAGGCTGTTAGTGCGACAATGGATTCACACCTCCGATATTTTAAACAA GGATATGAACTATTGCATCAGATGGAACCCTATATTAATCAG GTTCTCGCCTATTCGCAGCAATCAAGAGAGAGAGCAAACAAGGAACAAGCTTCTCTTTTAGAGAGGATGCATGAGTACAAAAAACAGATAGAGCGTGATGGTCGGTCATCTGGGAATGGTTTAAATGATTCCCCTAATGTAGATGGCATACAAACAATCGGTAGAAGTTCACATAAAATGATTGAAGCAGTGATGCAGTCATCCACAAAAGGCAAG GTTCAGACCATTCGTCAAGGTTACCTCTCAAAGAGATCATCAAACTTGAGAGGTGACTGGAAAAGAAGGTTTTTTGTTCTGGATAGTCGAGGGATGTTGTACTACTATCGCAAGCAAATTAATAGGCCAGCT GGTGTTAGTCAAGTTCAAAGAACCAACAATACCCCTGAACATGGTTCAGGGTTGCTGAGCAGATTGTTCTCTTCTCATTACCATGGTATACATGATGAGAAATCTGTTGCACGGCATACAGTAAATTTGCTGACATCAACCATTAAAGTCGATGCAGAACAATCAGATCTGAGGTTCTGCTTCAGAATTATTTCACCCATGAAGATCTACACATTGCAG GCAGAGAGTGCTCTAGATCAGATGGATTGGATCGAAAAAATTACTGGTGTCATTGCATCTTTGCTGAACGCACAATCCCCAGAACAG TGTCTGCACAGCCCTAGGAGCTGCGGCCATGATCGGAGCGCTAGTGAGAGTAGCTCCTATACTAGTTCAGTGGAACTGGAAACCTCCACAAGTGAAGATTTAACACTGGAAAAGAACACTGGAAATGGACAACATCATCACAGGACCAATatcaaacccgaaaaaccaattGACTTGCTTAGGAGGGTTGATGGTAATACTATTTGTGCTGATTGTGGTGCTGCGGAACCTGATTGGGCGTCGTTAAACCTCGGTGCTCTTCTGTGCATAGAGTGTTCTGGAGTACACAGAAATCTAGGAGTGCATATATCGAAG GTAAGGTCTCTGACTCTCGATGTCAGAGTCTGGGAGCCATCTGTAATCAATCTCTTTCAATCATTAGGCAACATGTTTGTGAACAGAGTTTGGGAAGAAACATTACCTTCATCAAACAATGGCTCTTCTGTTGATAATACAAG TACTAATGGATCACAGGCAGCACAATACTTAACCACCACCAAGCCTAAACACTCGGATCCTTTCTCTGCCAAAGAAAAGTTTATTCATGCCAAG TATGCTGATAAGGAATTTGTACGGAGGCATAGTATCGATGAGATTCACATAGCTCAGCAGATGTGGGACAGTGTAACTGCAAATGACAAGAAAGGAGTATACAATCTCATCGTGGCATCACACGCCAATGTAAATTTGGTTTATGGGCAGATGGCTTCTGGTTTGTTGCTGAATCTTGGAAAAGCACTTAAACAAGAGCAGCCAACTTCACCACCTGATGGAAGCCCTAGATTTTTCGATTGCAATTCACATGAGAAGGTTTCTCCTAGAGAGTCGCTTTCTCCTCCCAGCACAAGTTCACATGTAGATGAGTTGGATGATAGATATGAGGGTTTCTCCTTGCTTCATCTTGCATGCCGTGTTGCAGATGTGGGGATGGTTGAATTACTTTTGCAGTATGGTGCTAGTGTAAATGTGTCTGATTCAAGAGGTCGGATGCCCCTTCATCACTGTATTTTGAAAGGAAGACATCTGCATGCAAAGCTGCTGCTCTCCAG GGGAGCTGACACACATGCCATAGACCGAGATGGCAGATCAGCATTGCAGTATGCAATGGACCGTTCTACGAGCGACGAAGACATGCTTGCGTTGTTAGAGGAGCACTTCAGATAA